A part of Rhodamnia argentea isolate NSW1041297 chromosome 8, ASM2092103v1, whole genome shotgun sequence genomic DNA contains:
- the LOC115755284 gene encoding protein RNA-directed DNA methylation 3 isoform X2 has protein sequence MARKGKEVAGKGSSGKRKVDDDKTGGGRKRRNRGVLQFFEEAADEAGGGDASDDSIFDDEGFMEEVDAVQNLKNDAFKAPNLPVFPKEEQFEEEFDKILEARYRDGSALVRFADEYDAKDSIHGGSSMPSVKDPMVWKVKCTVGRERNSAFCLMQKYVDLKELGNKIQIISAFAIDHVKGYIYVEADRQSDVIESCRGLCSIYTSRIAPVPRNEVSHLLSVRSKRSEVSVGMWARVKNGKYKGDVAQVVAVNDERRRATVKLIPRIDLQAMAEKFGGGVSIKRTAVPAPRLISSSELEEFRPIIEYRRDRDTGKHFEVLDGLMLNDGYLYKRMSFEALSFWSVMPSEEELLKFQPSENNESGDVEWLSQLYGDKKRKRTVERDKGGEKGDGSASSNSAKKYELYELVSCGRKDFGLIVGFDKDDSYKILQEGSEGNEILNVGVHDIKFGPFEGKFTAFDQHKNAISVNDSVRVLEGPSKDKEGIVKQIYRGIVFLYNENEEENGGYTCCKAQCCEKIKAPVNARSEKGAESGFFGFDDSPSSPKSPLSPKKSWQARESNEFTRGDKEGPFSVGQTLRIRVGPLKGYLCRVIAIRRSDITVKLDSQQKVLTVKSEHLAELRGRSTAISNGVEPDSSTSKPFDLFGSEGCSTDWIGGAGASAGGDGWNAGGSSATGSSWPSFSASGFSVPTEHNSADPSSSAGFDSKKEDNGWERKVAPEQHSTWGKAASDNNVASNNDQIVGWEKGDDMWNKASTKGSFGGSSSGGWGKGAQQTGDAAESSKNDAGNWGKATLGAGNENDRDVANKSAWKDSDESRARGKEDNAVGWDEGGWNKPNASSTGGGSSWNNWNNRDASSSLGKAEDPSKDSQSWGGANLETKSRLDSSSDAAAFGEENKDSSDSWGKQAGGSRKRTDGNSWNATGEGSSLQRDEGVSSWKKQDGVSSWSKLDGGNEKDGSSTWGKQTDSSWDKTSKGLSWTESQGESKRDGGSWERESKNSSWGVQDGGSSLDRLADECKQLGGSSWTKDLGISCNKAEVVSSWSKQADAHKEDGGSWGKGDGSSSWGKQTGGSSWNNQGSEDRSDRWSTPQTVGGDQGRRDWGKEKKDDSNNQDSWERQKTFDGGRGSGGRRGRGGQRGGGRFGRGRSYGQDSSCGWKNEGDGAESWVKEKGSGRGWGSSEGSWGKGKLDSSGIGGQGGYESRNQRGSWNKPKSFGADGESWNRQDEGSSWSKPVRGSWNDAGGNSGDLDPKADFASSWGNNKSSKGDWAKPKDSWEKEKGDSGTGGWSKDKFGGNDQTDSWNKPKISSRGSSWNKQGEHFSGSEQAGDTSRAGDDKWDDKTGNLNKSSPSATPWGKNKFTSDAESSRKNSEESCDTGNADSGADALNKGGSTGQEMDQWSNPKASDAAGGSWNKSGGSWNKQDKDSSCGKQDGGSSWSGLRSGKDVDGCKRTDYSVGGEGSGNKGWSGNKYDSDGGSWNKNGGSFGKESGESGWGKQGGVSSWAGQGSGNNGDGWKKAENSGGEGYGGWKKGWSGNKDDPGGGSWNKDGGSWKKESGDSSRGKQGGQSSWAGKESGNNGDGWKKTGSYGGEGSGGWNKSWSGKRDDADGGSWNKNGGSSNKESGDSSWGKQGGGSSWAGQGSGSNGDGWKKTGNCGGEGSGGWNKSWSGKRDDGDGGSWNKNGGSSNKESGDSSWGKQGGASSWAGQGSGSNGDGWKKTGSSGGEGSGGWNKSWSGKKDDGDGGSWNKNGGSSNKESGDSSWGKQGGGSSRAGQGSDTSGDGWKKTGSSGGGEGSGGWKKGW, from the exons ATGGCGAGGAAGGGCAAGGAAGTCGCCGGGAAAGGATCGTCCGGCAAACGGAAGGTCGACGACGACAAGACCGGCGGTGGCCGTAAGCGGAGGAACCGCGGCGTCCTCCAGTTCTTCGAGGAGGCCGCCGACGAGGCCGGCGGTGGCGACGCCAGCGACGACAGCATTTTCGACGATGAAG GTTTTATGGAAGAAGTTGATGCTGTGCAAAATCTCAAGAATGATGCATTTAAGGCGCCTAACCTTCCTGTTTTCCCCAAAGAAGAGCAGTTCGAGGaggaatttgataaaattttggaAGCACGTTACAGAGATGGTTCGGCGCTAGTTAGATTTGCTGATGAATATGATGCCAAGGACTCAATTCATGGAGGTTCTAGTATGCCTTCTGTTAAGGATCCAATGGTCTGGAAAGTTAAATGCACG GTTGGTCGAGAGAGAAATTCAGCCTTTTGTCTTATGCAGAAGTATGTCGACTTAAAAGAACTGGGTAACAAGATTCAGATTATATCTGCATTTGCTATTGACCATGTGAAAGGTTACATTTACGTCGAAGCAGACCGTCAGTCTGATGTTATTGAG TCATGTAGGGGCCTCTGTAGTATCTATACTAGTCGAATAGCGCCAGTTCCAAGAAACGAAGTTTCCCACTTGCTTTCTGTGAGAAGCAAGCGCAGTGAAGTCTCTGTGGGCATGTGGGCCCGTGTGAAGAATGGTAAATACAAGGGGGACGTTGCACAG GTTGTTGCTGTAAATGATGAGCGAAGAAGGGCAACAGTGAAGTTGATCCCCAGAATCGACTTACAGGCGATGGCTGAGAAATTT GGTGGGGGCGTTTCTATTAAGAGAACAGCTGTACCAGCACCCAGATTAATCAGCTCAAGTGAACTCGA GGAGTTTCGTCCTATAATTGAGTATCGGCGCGATCGTGACACTGGCAAACATTTTGAGGTTCTTGATGGCTTGATGCTTAACGATGGATATTTATACAAAAGAATGTCATTCGAAGCATTAAGCTTTTGGAGTGTCATGCCTTCAGAAGAGGAATTACTGAAGTTTCAGCCTTCTGAGAATAATGAATCTGGAGATGTAGAATGGCTTTCGCAGCTTTATGGCGATAAAAAGAGAAAGCGGACGGTAGAGCGTGATAAAGGAGGTGAAAAAGGAGATGGCTCAGCAAGCTCCAATTCTGCAAAGAAGTACGAACTGTATGAACTTGTCAGTTGTGG GCGAAAAGACTTTGGTCTTATTGTTGGCTTTGACAAAGACGATAGTTACAag ATCCTTCAAGAGGGCTCAGAGGGAAATGAAATATTGAATGTGGGTGTTCATGATATAAAATTTGGACCCTTCGAGGGAAAGTTTACAGCCTTTGATCAGCACAAGAATGCCATTTCAGTTAACGACTCAGTTCGGGTGCTAGAAGGTCCATCAAAG GATAAGGAAGGGATTGTCAAGCAAATCTACCGAGGGATTGTCTTTCTATACAATGAGAATGAGGAGGAAAATGGAGGTTATACCTGTTGCAAAGCTCAATGTtgtgagaaaataaaagctccAGTTAATGCACGCTCTGAAAAG GGTGCCGAATCAGGTTTTTTTGGATTTGATGATTCACCATCTTCTCCCAAATCCCCTTTGTCACCTAAGAAGTCCTGGCAAGCAAGGGAAAGCAACGAAT TTACTCGAGGTGATAAAGAAGGACCATTCTCGGTTGGGCAAACATTGAGAATCAGGGTTGGCCCTTTGAAGGGATATCTTTGCCGTGTCATAGCTATAAGGCGTTCTGACATCACAGTGAAGCTTGACTCTCAACAAAAAGTTCTTACAG TTAAATCAGAGCATCTTGCTGAGCTTCGTGGAAGGAGCACTGCTATATCGAACGG GGTGGAGCCTGACTCCAGTACCTCAAAACCATTTGATCTTTTTGGAAGTGAGGGATGTTCTACAG ATTGGATAGGTGGAGCTGGAGCTTCAGCAGGTGGCGATGGCTGGAATGCTGGAGGGTCATCTGCTACGGG GAGTTCCTGGCCTAGTTTTTCTGCCTCAGGATTTTCG GTTCCGACAGAACATAATTCTGCAGATCCATCCAGCTCTGCAGGTTTTGATTCCAAAAAGG AGGACAATGGATGGGAGAGAAAAGTGGCTCCAGAGCAGCACTCCACCTGGGGTAAAGCTGCATCTGATAATAACGTGGCCTCTAATAATGATCAAATAGTTGGGTGGGAAAAAGGTGATGACATGTGGAACAAAGCTAGCACAAAAGGTAGTTTTGGTGGCAGTTCATCAGGTGGCTGGGGTAAAGGAGCGCAACAAACTGGAGATGCTGCAGAATCTTCTAAAAATGATGCAGGCAATTGGGGCAAAGCAACACTTGGAGCTGGGAATGAAAACGATAGGGATGTTGCCAACAAAAGTGCATGGAAGGATTCGGATGAATCCCGGGCCAGGGGGAAGGAGGATAATGCTGTTGGTTGGGATGAAGGCGGTTGGAACAAACCAAATGCATCCAGCACTGGTGGAGGTTCTTCTTGGAATAATTGGAATAATCGAGATGCCAGTTCATCATTGGGAAAAGCGGAAGACCCTTCAAAAGATTCGCAAAGTTGGGGTGGTGCCAACCTTGAGACGAAAAGTCGTCTTGATTCCTCTAGTGATGCTGCAGCTTTTGGAGAAGAGAATAAGGATTCGAGTGATAGTTGGGGCAAACAAGCCGGAGGTTCTCGGAAAAGAACAGATGGAAATTCTTGGAATGCTACTGGTGAGGGCTCATCACTACAGAGAGATGAAGGGGTTTCTTCATGGAAGAAACAAGATGGAGTTTCTTCATGGAGCAAATTAGATGGTGGTAATGAGAAAGATGGCTCTTCTACATGGGGCAAACAAACTGACAGTTCTTGGGATAAAACAAGCAAAGGACTTTCTTGGACTGAGTCACAAGGTGAGTCCAAAAGAGATGGAGgttcttgggagagagagagcaagaatTCTTCTTGGGGTGTACAAGATGGTGGTTCTTCATTGGATAGGTTAGCTGATGAATGTAAACAGCTTGGAGGTTCTTCTTGGACCAAGGATCTTGGAATCTCTTGCAATAAAGCAGAGGTGGTTTCATCATGGAGTAAGCAAGCTGACGCACATAAAGAAGATGGAGGTTCTTGGGGAAAAGGAGATGGAAGTTCTTCTTGGGGTAAGCAAACTGGAGGGTCTTCATGGAACAATCAAGGAAGTGAGGACCGAAGTGACAGATGGAGTACACCTCAAACTGTTGGTGGAGATCAAGGGCGCAGAGATTgggggaaggaaaagaaagatgattCGAATAATCAAGACTCATGGGAGAGGCAGAAAACATTTGATGGGGGTCGTGGATCAGgtgggagaagaggaagaggtggCCAACGAGGTGGTGGTCGTTTTGGAAGGGGAAGATCGTACGGTCAGGATTCGTCATGTGGATGGAAAAATGAAG GTGATGGTGCTGAATCTTGGGTTAAAGAAAAAGGTTCAGGCAGGGGTTGGGGAAGCTCAGAGGGATCCTGGGGCAAAGGAAAATTGGATTCTTCTGGGATCGGGGGTCAAGGTGGATATGAGAGCCGCAATCAAAGAGGCAGTTGGAACAAACCCAAATCTTTTGGTGCTGATGGAGAATCTTGGAATAGACAAGATGAAGGATCTTCCTGGAGTAAACCAGTTAGAGGATCTTGGAATGATGCTGGAGGTAACTCTGGCGATCTGGACCCGAAAGCTGATTTCGCATCTTCCTGGGGGAACAACAAAAGTTCAAAGGGCGACTGGGCTAAACCCAAGGACTCCTGGGAGAAAGAGAAGGGGGATTCAGGAACTGGTGGATGGAGCAAAGATAAATTTGGTGGCAACGATCAAACTGACAGCTGGAACAAGCCAAAGATTTCTTCTAGAGGGTCTTCATGGAACAAACAAGGTGAACACTTTTCAGGGAGTGAACAAGCAGGAGATACTTCAAGAGCTGGGGATGACAAGTGGGATGATAAGACTGGAAACCTCAATAAATCTTCTCCCAGTGCCACACCATGGGGAAAGAACAAATTCACAAGTGATGCTGAGAGCAGCAGGAAAAACTCTGAGGAATCTTGTGACACTGGCAATGCAGATTCTGGTGCAGATGCATTGAATAAAGGTGGATCTACTGGCCAGGAGATGGACCAGTGGAGCAATCCAAAGGCTTCCGATGCCGCCGGAGGGTCATGGAACAAAAGCGGAGGCTCTTGGAATAAACAAGATAAAGATTCTTCCTGTGGTAAACAAGATGGAGGCTCTTCTTGGAGTGGTTTGAGAAGTGGGAAAGATGTTGATGGTTGTAAGAGAACTGACTATTCTGTTGGGGGAGAAGGGTCTGGTAACAAGGGATGGTCTGGAAACAAATATGATTCTGATGGTGGGTCATGGAATAAAAATGGTGGCTCTTTTGGGAAAGAAAGTGGAGAATCGGGATGGGGGAAACAAGGTGGTGTGTCCTCCTGGGCTGGGCAGGGAAGTGGAAACAATGGTGATGGTTGGAAGAAAGCTGAGAATTCCGGTGGAGAAGGGTATGGTGGCTGGAAGAAGGGATGGTCGGGAAACAAAGATGACCCTGGCGGAGGGTCATGGAATAAAGATGGAGGCTCTTGGAAGAAAGAAAGTGGAGACTCTTCACGGGGCAAACAAGGCGGTCAGTCCTCCTGGGCTGGGAAGGAAAGTGGAAACAATGGTGATGGTTGGAAGAAAACTGGGAGTTACGGTGGAGAAGGATCTGGTGGTTGGAATAAGAGTTGGTCTGGAAAAAGAGATGATGCTGATGGTGGGTCTTGGAACAAAAATGGGGGCTCTTCAAATAAAGAAAGTGGAGATTCTTCATGGGGGAAACAAGGCGGTGGGTCCTCCTGGGCTGGGCAGGGAAGTGGAAGCAATGGTGATGGTTGGAAGAAAACTGGGAATTGTGGTGGAGAAGGCTCTGGTGGTTGGAATAAGAGTTGGTCTGGAAAAAgagatgatggtgatggtgggTCTTGGAACAAAAATGGAGGCTCTTCAAATAAAGAAAGTGGAGATTCTTCATGGGGGAAACAAGGCGGTGCGTCGTCCTGGGCTGGGCAGGGAAGTGGAAGCAATGGCGATGGTTGGAAGAAAACTGGGAGTTCCGGTGGAGAAGGCTCTGGTGGTTGGAATAAGAGTTGGTCCGGAAAaaaagatgatggtgatggtgggTCTTGGAACAAAAATGGAGGCTCTTCAAATAAAGAAAGTGGAGATTCTTCATGGGGGAAACAAGGCGGTGGGTCCTCCCGGGCTGGGCAGGGAAGTGACACCAGTGGTGATGGTTGGAAGAAAACTGGGAGTTCCGGTGGAGGAGAGGGTTCCGGTggttggaagaaaggatggTGA
- the LOC115755284 gene encoding protein RNA-directed DNA methylation 3 isoform X1 has product MARKGKEVAGKGSSGKRKVDDDKTGGGRKRRNRGVLQFFEEAADEAGGGDASDDSIFDDEGFMEEVDAVQNLKNDAFKAPNLPVFPKEEQFEEEFDKILEARYRDGSALVRFADEYDAKDSIHGGSSMPSVKDPMVWKVKCTVGRERNSAFCLMQKYVDLKELGNKIQIISAFAIDHVKGYIYVEADRQSDVIESCRGLCSIYTSRIAPVPRNEVSHLLSVRSKRSEVSVGMWARVKNGKYKGDVAQVVAVNDERRRATVKLIPRIDLQAMAEKFGGGVSIKRTAVPAPRLISSSELEEFRPIIEYRRDRDTGKHFEVLDGLMLNDGYLYKRMSFEALSFWSVMPSEEELLKFQPSENNESGDVEWLSQLYGDKKRKRTVERDKGGEKGDGSASSNSAKKYELYELVSCGRKDFGLIVGFDKDDSYKILQEGSEGNEILNVGVHDIKFGPFEGKFTAFDQHKNAISVNDSVRVLEGPSKDKEGIVKQIYRGIVFLYNENEEENGGYTCCKAQCCEKIKAPVNARSEKGAESGFFGFDDSPSSPKSPLSPKKSWQARESNEFTRGDKEGPFSVGQTLRIRVGPLKGYLCRVIAIRRSDITVKLDSQQKVLTVKSEHLAELRGRSTAISNGVEPDSSTSKPFDLFGSEGCSTDWIGGAGASAGGDGWNAGGSSATGSSWPSFSASGFSVPTEHNSADPSSSAGFDSKKDVEDNGWERKVAPEQHSTWGKAASDNNVASNNDQIVGWEKGDDMWNKASTKGSFGGSSSGGWGKGAQQTGDAAESSKNDAGNWGKATLGAGNENDRDVANKSAWKDSDESRARGKEDNAVGWDEGGWNKPNASSTGGGSSWNNWNNRDASSSLGKAEDPSKDSQSWGGANLETKSRLDSSSDAAAFGEENKDSSDSWGKQAGGSRKRTDGNSWNATGEGSSLQRDEGVSSWKKQDGVSSWSKLDGGNEKDGSSTWGKQTDSSWDKTSKGLSWTESQGESKRDGGSWERESKNSSWGVQDGGSSLDRLADECKQLGGSSWTKDLGISCNKAEVVSSWSKQADAHKEDGGSWGKGDGSSSWGKQTGGSSWNNQGSEDRSDRWSTPQTVGGDQGRRDWGKEKKDDSNNQDSWERQKTFDGGRGSGGRRGRGGQRGGGRFGRGRSYGQDSSCGWKNEGDGAESWVKEKGSGRGWGSSEGSWGKGKLDSSGIGGQGGYESRNQRGSWNKPKSFGADGESWNRQDEGSSWSKPVRGSWNDAGGNSGDLDPKADFASSWGNNKSSKGDWAKPKDSWEKEKGDSGTGGWSKDKFGGNDQTDSWNKPKISSRGSSWNKQGEHFSGSEQAGDTSRAGDDKWDDKTGNLNKSSPSATPWGKNKFTSDAESSRKNSEESCDTGNADSGADALNKGGSTGQEMDQWSNPKASDAAGGSWNKSGGSWNKQDKDSSCGKQDGGSSWSGLRSGKDVDGCKRTDYSVGGEGSGNKGWSGNKYDSDGGSWNKNGGSFGKESGESGWGKQGGVSSWAGQGSGNNGDGWKKAENSGGEGYGGWKKGWSGNKDDPGGGSWNKDGGSWKKESGDSSRGKQGGQSSWAGKESGNNGDGWKKTGSYGGEGSGGWNKSWSGKRDDADGGSWNKNGGSSNKESGDSSWGKQGGGSSWAGQGSGSNGDGWKKTGNCGGEGSGGWNKSWSGKRDDGDGGSWNKNGGSSNKESGDSSWGKQGGASSWAGQGSGSNGDGWKKTGSSGGEGSGGWNKSWSGKKDDGDGGSWNKNGGSSNKESGDSSWGKQGGGSSRAGQGSDTSGDGWKKTGSSGGGEGSGGWKKGW; this is encoded by the exons ATGGCGAGGAAGGGCAAGGAAGTCGCCGGGAAAGGATCGTCCGGCAAACGGAAGGTCGACGACGACAAGACCGGCGGTGGCCGTAAGCGGAGGAACCGCGGCGTCCTCCAGTTCTTCGAGGAGGCCGCCGACGAGGCCGGCGGTGGCGACGCCAGCGACGACAGCATTTTCGACGATGAAG GTTTTATGGAAGAAGTTGATGCTGTGCAAAATCTCAAGAATGATGCATTTAAGGCGCCTAACCTTCCTGTTTTCCCCAAAGAAGAGCAGTTCGAGGaggaatttgataaaattttggaAGCACGTTACAGAGATGGTTCGGCGCTAGTTAGATTTGCTGATGAATATGATGCCAAGGACTCAATTCATGGAGGTTCTAGTATGCCTTCTGTTAAGGATCCAATGGTCTGGAAAGTTAAATGCACG GTTGGTCGAGAGAGAAATTCAGCCTTTTGTCTTATGCAGAAGTATGTCGACTTAAAAGAACTGGGTAACAAGATTCAGATTATATCTGCATTTGCTATTGACCATGTGAAAGGTTACATTTACGTCGAAGCAGACCGTCAGTCTGATGTTATTGAG TCATGTAGGGGCCTCTGTAGTATCTATACTAGTCGAATAGCGCCAGTTCCAAGAAACGAAGTTTCCCACTTGCTTTCTGTGAGAAGCAAGCGCAGTGAAGTCTCTGTGGGCATGTGGGCCCGTGTGAAGAATGGTAAATACAAGGGGGACGTTGCACAG GTTGTTGCTGTAAATGATGAGCGAAGAAGGGCAACAGTGAAGTTGATCCCCAGAATCGACTTACAGGCGATGGCTGAGAAATTT GGTGGGGGCGTTTCTATTAAGAGAACAGCTGTACCAGCACCCAGATTAATCAGCTCAAGTGAACTCGA GGAGTTTCGTCCTATAATTGAGTATCGGCGCGATCGTGACACTGGCAAACATTTTGAGGTTCTTGATGGCTTGATGCTTAACGATGGATATTTATACAAAAGAATGTCATTCGAAGCATTAAGCTTTTGGAGTGTCATGCCTTCAGAAGAGGAATTACTGAAGTTTCAGCCTTCTGAGAATAATGAATCTGGAGATGTAGAATGGCTTTCGCAGCTTTATGGCGATAAAAAGAGAAAGCGGACGGTAGAGCGTGATAAAGGAGGTGAAAAAGGAGATGGCTCAGCAAGCTCCAATTCTGCAAAGAAGTACGAACTGTATGAACTTGTCAGTTGTGG GCGAAAAGACTTTGGTCTTATTGTTGGCTTTGACAAAGACGATAGTTACAag ATCCTTCAAGAGGGCTCAGAGGGAAATGAAATATTGAATGTGGGTGTTCATGATATAAAATTTGGACCCTTCGAGGGAAAGTTTACAGCCTTTGATCAGCACAAGAATGCCATTTCAGTTAACGACTCAGTTCGGGTGCTAGAAGGTCCATCAAAG GATAAGGAAGGGATTGTCAAGCAAATCTACCGAGGGATTGTCTTTCTATACAATGAGAATGAGGAGGAAAATGGAGGTTATACCTGTTGCAAAGCTCAATGTtgtgagaaaataaaagctccAGTTAATGCACGCTCTGAAAAG GGTGCCGAATCAGGTTTTTTTGGATTTGATGATTCACCATCTTCTCCCAAATCCCCTTTGTCACCTAAGAAGTCCTGGCAAGCAAGGGAAAGCAACGAAT TTACTCGAGGTGATAAAGAAGGACCATTCTCGGTTGGGCAAACATTGAGAATCAGGGTTGGCCCTTTGAAGGGATATCTTTGCCGTGTCATAGCTATAAGGCGTTCTGACATCACAGTGAAGCTTGACTCTCAACAAAAAGTTCTTACAG TTAAATCAGAGCATCTTGCTGAGCTTCGTGGAAGGAGCACTGCTATATCGAACGG GGTGGAGCCTGACTCCAGTACCTCAAAACCATTTGATCTTTTTGGAAGTGAGGGATGTTCTACAG ATTGGATAGGTGGAGCTGGAGCTTCAGCAGGTGGCGATGGCTGGAATGCTGGAGGGTCATCTGCTACGGG GAGTTCCTGGCCTAGTTTTTCTGCCTCAGGATTTTCG GTTCCGACAGAACATAATTCTGCAGATCCATCCAGCTCTGCAGGTTTTGATTCCAAAAAGG ATGTAGAGGACAATGGATGGGAGAGAAAAGTGGCTCCAGAGCAGCACTCCACCTGGGGTAAAGCTGCATCTGATAATAACGTGGCCTCTAATAATGATCAAATAGTTGGGTGGGAAAAAGGTGATGACATGTGGAACAAAGCTAGCACAAAAGGTAGTTTTGGTGGCAGTTCATCAGGTGGCTGGGGTAAAGGAGCGCAACAAACTGGAGATGCTGCAGAATCTTCTAAAAATGATGCAGGCAATTGGGGCAAAGCAACACTTGGAGCTGGGAATGAAAACGATAGGGATGTTGCCAACAAAAGTGCATGGAAGGATTCGGATGAATCCCGGGCCAGGGGGAAGGAGGATAATGCTGTTGGTTGGGATGAAGGCGGTTGGAACAAACCAAATGCATCCAGCACTGGTGGAGGTTCTTCTTGGAATAATTGGAATAATCGAGATGCCAGTTCATCATTGGGAAAAGCGGAAGACCCTTCAAAAGATTCGCAAAGTTGGGGTGGTGCCAACCTTGAGACGAAAAGTCGTCTTGATTCCTCTAGTGATGCTGCAGCTTTTGGAGAAGAGAATAAGGATTCGAGTGATAGTTGGGGCAAACAAGCCGGAGGTTCTCGGAAAAGAACAGATGGAAATTCTTGGAATGCTACTGGTGAGGGCTCATCACTACAGAGAGATGAAGGGGTTTCTTCATGGAAGAAACAAGATGGAGTTTCTTCATGGAGCAAATTAGATGGTGGTAATGAGAAAGATGGCTCTTCTACATGGGGCAAACAAACTGACAGTTCTTGGGATAAAACAAGCAAAGGACTTTCTTGGACTGAGTCACAAGGTGAGTCCAAAAGAGATGGAGgttcttgggagagagagagcaagaatTCTTCTTGGGGTGTACAAGATGGTGGTTCTTCATTGGATAGGTTAGCTGATGAATGTAAACAGCTTGGAGGTTCTTCTTGGACCAAGGATCTTGGAATCTCTTGCAATAAAGCAGAGGTGGTTTCATCATGGAGTAAGCAAGCTGACGCACATAAAGAAGATGGAGGTTCTTGGGGAAAAGGAGATGGAAGTTCTTCTTGGGGTAAGCAAACTGGAGGGTCTTCATGGAACAATCAAGGAAGTGAGGACCGAAGTGACAGATGGAGTACACCTCAAACTGTTGGTGGAGATCAAGGGCGCAGAGATTgggggaaggaaaagaaagatgattCGAATAATCAAGACTCATGGGAGAGGCAGAAAACATTTGATGGGGGTCGTGGATCAGgtgggagaagaggaagaggtggCCAACGAGGTGGTGGTCGTTTTGGAAGGGGAAGATCGTACGGTCAGGATTCGTCATGTGGATGGAAAAATGAAG GTGATGGTGCTGAATCTTGGGTTAAAGAAAAAGGTTCAGGCAGGGGTTGGGGAAGCTCAGAGGGATCCTGGGGCAAAGGAAAATTGGATTCTTCTGGGATCGGGGGTCAAGGTGGATATGAGAGCCGCAATCAAAGAGGCAGTTGGAACAAACCCAAATCTTTTGGTGCTGATGGAGAATCTTGGAATAGACAAGATGAAGGATCTTCCTGGAGTAAACCAGTTAGAGGATCTTGGAATGATGCTGGAGGTAACTCTGGCGATCTGGACCCGAAAGCTGATTTCGCATCTTCCTGGGGGAACAACAAAAGTTCAAAGGGCGACTGGGCTAAACCCAAGGACTCCTGGGAGAAAGAGAAGGGGGATTCAGGAACTGGTGGATGGAGCAAAGATAAATTTGGTGGCAACGATCAAACTGACAGCTGGAACAAGCCAAAGATTTCTTCTAGAGGGTCTTCATGGAACAAACAAGGTGAACACTTTTCAGGGAGTGAACAAGCAGGAGATACTTCAAGAGCTGGGGATGACAAGTGGGATGATAAGACTGGAAACCTCAATAAATCTTCTCCCAGTGCCACACCATGGGGAAAGAACAAATTCACAAGTGATGCTGAGAGCAGCAGGAAAAACTCTGAGGAATCTTGTGACACTGGCAATGCAGATTCTGGTGCAGATGCATTGAATAAAGGTGGATCTACTGGCCAGGAGATGGACCAGTGGAGCAATCCAAAGGCTTCCGATGCCGCCGGAGGGTCATGGAACAAAAGCGGAGGCTCTTGGAATAAACAAGATAAAGATTCTTCCTGTGGTAAACAAGATGGAGGCTCTTCTTGGAGTGGTTTGAGAAGTGGGAAAGATGTTGATGGTTGTAAGAGAACTGACTATTCTGTTGGGGGAGAAGGGTCTGGTAACAAGGGATGGTCTGGAAACAAATATGATTCTGATGGTGGGTCATGGAATAAAAATGGTGGCTCTTTTGGGAAAGAAAGTGGAGAATCGGGATGGGGGAAACAAGGTGGTGTGTCCTCCTGGGCTGGGCAGGGAAGTGGAAACAATGGTGATGGTTGGAAGAAAGCTGAGAATTCCGGTGGAGAAGGGTATGGTGGCTGGAAGAAGGGATGGTCGGGAAACAAAGATGACCCTGGCGGAGGGTCATGGAATAAAGATGGAGGCTCTTGGAAGAAAGAAAGTGGAGACTCTTCACGGGGCAAACAAGGCGGTCAGTCCTCCTGGGCTGGGAAGGAAAGTGGAAACAATGGTGATGGTTGGAAGAAAACTGGGAGTTACGGTGGAGAAGGATCTGGTGGTTGGAATAAGAGTTGGTCTGGAAAAAGAGATGATGCTGATGGTGGGTCTTGGAACAAAAATGGGGGCTCTTCAAATAAAGAAAGTGGAGATTCTTCATGGGGGAAACAAGGCGGTGGGTCCTCCTGGGCTGGGCAGGGAAGTGGAAGCAATGGTGATGGTTGGAAGAAAACTGGGAATTGTGGTGGAGAAGGCTCTGGTGGTTGGAATAAGAGTTGGTCTGGAAAAAgagatgatggtgatggtgggTCTTGGAACAAAAATGGAGGCTCTTCAAATAAAGAAAGTGGAGATTCTTCATGGGGGAAACAAGGCGGTGCGTCGTCCTGGGCTGGGCAGGGAAGTGGAAGCAATGGCGATGGTTGGAAGAAAACTGGGAGTTCCGGTGGAGAAGGCTCTGGTGGTTGGAATAAGAGTTGGTCCGGAAAaaaagatgatggtgatggtgggTCTTGGAACAAAAATGGAGGCTCTTCAAATAAAGAAAGTGGAGATTCTTCATGGGGGAAACAAGGCGGTGGGTCCTCCCGGGCTGGGCAGGGAAGTGACACCAGTGGTGATGGTTGGAAGAAAACTGGGAGTTCCGGTGGAGGAGAGGGTTCCGGTggttggaagaaaggatggTGA